The genomic segment GTGTGCTCCGGAGAATTACGGCTCTCCGCCTTCTCTGGACCCCAGAAACTGCGGCTACCCCTCAGAAGACTACCTGTACCCTCCCCTGCCCGTGCACGCCCAGTACGACTGCTTCTCCACCGCCCCTGCCTCGGTCTGCTGCTGTGCATCCTGCGAGGCCGAGCACCTGGACCCCCTCCGAGCTTCCGAGTATTTTTCCTACCCCAGCACAGACTGTGTGACCTTCGCTCCCTCAGCGACAGCAGGCAGCGATTTCTACAAGAGGGAAACAAACTGGGACACCTGCTATAGTTAATAGCAAGGACATTAACTGGGAACCTTGGCATGCCTCTGGCCATTTTTTACCATCTCTCGAGGACAACTCAAAATGTTCAGCCCGGTAACAAGATGACGCAGGCACAGGGGTACCTGTCACCATTTTCAATTTTCCGACACTACTTTAGGCATGAAGAGGAAGTCCCCAGAGCCATTCCTAGTGCCACTCCTACTTTGTCTGCTTTCAGTTAAAATTCATGTAGGGAACATACCATTGTTTTACTTTCCTGTGTAACGAACAAAGGctagttttttttaaactaataaataattttgtatcattaaaagttggctgctttttaaaaatttttccaatcGTCGTTCCCCTATCGGTCTGAATAATATCCATCAATCACTAATCACCCTCCAGTATTTCATCTCGCTTGTCTGTGAATTGACAGGGGTTTTCATGCGGTGACAATGTGCCTGGGCTCCCGGGGAAATGGAGGGTACGCACAGCTGTGATGGCCAAAGAGGGAAAGTCAGACTTACCTCTAAACAGAGGCTGCACATCTTGAGGAACATCAGAGAAAGACATTTCTGAATTGTTAGTTTCTCCTATCTAACAGGAGTCAATGAAAGGTGACTGTGACCCCAAAGCATATCTTACCCACAGCAATGTTTACCTATAGATAATTCTCACACATTTCCAAAACCCTGTTTTGTGAACTTTGGGGGcaaacacttgattttttttgagAGCTACCATGCGGCCACAAAGGTTAGaattctttattatatttctaaatCTCTGCCTGAGGTCCTTAAATATGCATCGCTCATGTTTATAGATTGATGGCTAGGATTGTCTGTGTTGTTTACAACTGAATTTGAGGTTGACTGCCTCTGATTCATCTGTTTGAACAAGGCCAACTCTCTTTCAAGGTGAAGAGGAGTTACATGGCTCCCTATCTAGGCTACACCGCTAAATCCTGTTTGCTGAGAGCACTAAGGCACAGAGCTTCATCCCTCAGTGAAGCCTTGGGACATTTTCCACATGCTAAGCTTCAGCACAATAGCAGAATGCTGGTCCCATTGGCACTGGCCACAGCTACCATTTTCAGAGACCTGTGTGCTAGAACTGTCTAAAGTTTTTCTcacacatcatctcatttaatctccataACAACATTGATGGCAAACGGGgagtctgaggctcagagacattaaGTCACCCAGCCAATAAGTGCCTGAGCCTAGATTTGAAAAACACCAAAGCCTTCCTATTCTCCAGTGGTGAAAAGTTTGGCCATTTGTGGAAGGCTGTCCAGGAATCTGGGGAATCAGTCTCCATTAAACCCCAGCTTCCCTGGACACACAAAGATGTGTTCCCATCACAAGTAGCCAGAGCTCCCCAGATGGGTGGGACGGTCCCCAGAATACAGAGATGACGAGCACAAGAGCTGCCAGAATCCCCCACCCTGGCGCCCGAGGGGAAGAAGCTGACCAACCGCCACCTCCGCAGGCTTCTTTCTTTCAATTAGGAGACAGATTTGCTTTCCAAAGGACACTGTCTGATTGTCCCCACCCTGGGACTCCACTAAGTCTTGAGCAAACAGGACAAGTCGCAACCTGCCTCATGGGGTAGATGTGCCAGTGGAACAGAACAATTACTGTCTTTCTGAGAtgccaataaaacaaaatttttaatagtttcaaACCAAATTGAAACTGGCATGTTGAAACAAATGTCTGTTGACACAGCCCAAAGCCCCTGCACACCCTCGGCCCCACCCCCGGCAGCTGTCCCAAAGGGACAAATAGCAGGGAACCCATAGATGTCCGGTGGTTAGAACCACAATTTCTCTCTGCTGGAggccactatatatatattttttttaattcttctcttcCATCCTCTGCCTTCTGAATGGCTGATCTTGCAGCTCTCACATAGAGCCCCTTCTACCTCCCCAAGGCTTCTTTCTTCATATGCCCTTTAGTTTTCCCTAAATCTAGTGTGcaaaaagtttcatttaaaaatgtgagacaggagttcccgtcgtggctcagtggttaatgagtctgactaggaaccatgaggttttgggttcaatccctggcctcgctcagtgggttaaggatcctgcattgccgtgagctgtggtataggtcacagacgaggcttggatcccacgttgctgtggctctggtgtaggccagcggctacagctctgatttgacccctagcctgggaatctccatatgctgggggagcagcctaagaaattggcaaaaagacaaaaaaaaaaaaaagtgagacaagaggggttctcattgtggctcagcaggttaagaacccaactagtatccatgaagatgcaggtttgatccctggcctggcaaagggggattagagatctggcattaccgcgagctttggtgtaggtcacagatgcaactcagatctggtgtagctgtggctgtggtgtaggctggcagctgcagctctgatttgacccctaacctgggaactttcttatgccgcagctgtggctgtgagaaatttaaaaaaaatttttaaataaataaattaaaatgtgagaCAAGAGCTAATAGAGCTGCTGTGCATGGCGATGAACACGGACATATTCGCAGTCTGGGTTGTGCCCTTGGAGGACCCAGAAGCACTATAATCCTAGCTTACATGGGTAAGTTCTTTCTATGGGTCAGTGCAGTGGGTATGATCTCGTTTAATCTTCAAACAACCCCACAAGATAGATGCTATTATGGGTCTCATGTTTCTGCTGCTTGGAGAGATtaaacaacttgcccaaggtcacactatCTATAAATCAGGATCAGAGTTGTTCAATATAGCTTGGCCAATGCCACAGTTAGAACTTCCAATGGTCTCAAAATGTTTCCATGCCTTAGGCCTGGAGGAATAATTTTTGTGGAATTTGATCTTTTGCCCTAAAAGTCATAGGTGGACCCAGTTCCTCATACCACAGAGGCATTTAATAagatggcaaatggaagttcaaaTGAATGATTGCTTTTGCTATGTAGAACCATTAGCGAGACTAATAAAAAATATGGATTAAGTGTTTACTGTGTGCAAGACTGAAAACACGGCTTCAAAGATCCAGTCAAAACTTTAGAAgaggatgtgattttaaaaaattaaaactggaagGATGGGCTTGGACTGATTTTCGAACTCTTGGGAAATTTACATTCGGGGGTAAAGCCTTGTTTGAGAGAGATAAGAAGAGACAAAGTTTAAAGTAGTAAACATTTGAAAACTAGTGCCTCAGGCAAGGGCCCAGAGCAGTGCCATTTGGCTGCTGGCCTAAACTGCAGGTGGACATCAGAGAGCAAGGTCCAGATAAGGACAACTGGAATGACAGAGCCTGGGGCAGGGATGAGGAGGGGTGGAGGTGTGGAGATGCGGGGCTACTATTTGAtacaaagtgtttttaaaaaccatcattcaggagttcccaccagggctcagtggttaacaaacccgactagcatccacgaggatggggattcgatccctggccttgctcattgggttaaggatctggcattgccatgagctgtggtgtaggtcacagatttggctcagatcccacattgctgtggctgtggtataggccagcagccctaaaaagacaaaagacaacaaaaaacaaaaaacaaaccatcaTTCCATCTAGAAAGATGAAGGCCAAAAAGAGTCAGAATCAAAGCTGTGAAAATTGTGAGTATTATAGATTAAAATAAACATGGATTTACAATCATTCCTAAATCCTCAAACACTCTTGTGAAAATTGTGAATATTATAGATTAAAATAAACATGGATTTACAATCATTCCTAAATCCCCTGCACAATGGTGGCAGTACTGCTCAGGAAAATCACCCCCAACACTGCCTCCCGGGAGGTAGATG from the Sus scrofa isolate TJ Tabasco breed Duroc chromosome 9, Sscrofa11.1, whole genome shotgun sequence genome contains:
- the COLCA2 gene encoding colorectal cancer-associated protein 2, whose product is MPNYFQPREFSSCVSCEENPSCLDQIFDSYLQAETHPDPSLTSMQSTPHCFPDSFQAAPFCFNQSLTPGSPSDSSTLSGSLDCSYSPAQLPACAPENYGSPPSLDPRNCGYPSEDYLYPPLPVHAQYDCFSTAPASVCCCASCEAEHLDPLRASEYFSYPSTDCVTFAPSATAGSDFYKRETNWDTCYS